ATGTGCTGGCATGGGTTGGCATGTGCTGAGCCCTTAACATGTAGTGTACATGGGCTGACCTGTGCTGAGCATGCAGTGTGCCACCTTGTGGCCTGGCATGGACTTAACACTCATGTAGCCAGCATGGGGTATGTGCTGCACAGAAGCATGTTCCCAGATTGATCAGCAGGGACCAAACCATTGCCACATCCCAAGGGTGAACAAGCATGGCTGAGCACCGGAGTGTGCAGCAAATGTGAATTTCGGCCTGCCAAGTGGATTTACACCCAGCATGTCCCAAATGTGGGTGAGTGCATGCCAACCCTGTAAACATGTAGGAAGGACAGGTCAACAGACAAGGAGACCCCAGCATCTGGCAAACTTGATTAACACATACTGAACACAGCATGTTCTGAGGGTGGATTCCCAACATGCCAAGCACATAGCGTATTTAGGACATGGGTTAGTCAACCAAGCACAGTTTTTCCCTCCTAGTGTGACAGCAGCCCAGGCTCCAGCCTGAGCCAGTGGTCAACTGGGCCCAGCATCGCAGAGCAAGTCGCTGGGTGCCAGCCTGGAGCCCCCATTCCCCCCAGGGCCAGTCCAAGCCCCAGGCAGTGAGAGCAGGCTTGAAGCAGGACTGCTGAACAGTTCTATATTGAAATAGACAGAGGCAGCAGGGCCGAGGGCAAGCGCAGGGCCAGTGGGGTGCAGCCCCCTTTCCTGCTGTCCTTCTGGCCAAGGGGCATGGGCCAGACTCCAAAGCCCTGCTGTGTTTAGGAGAGGTGTGCAGGCACGCACCGCACCGCAGATGGGGAATGAGAATTTCTGGATAACTATCTTTCTGTAAGAATAATTTGTGGGTTCGGGAGATGGCTCTGAGGAGCAGTTCAGGTTGGGAGGGAATGCCAGCCCAGCTAGCACAGCCCCCAGTGATGGGCAGGGGTGGAATCACCATCAATGGTGCCCGGTGACATGCTGGAGGAAGCTGGTGGCCCCCCGGGGTGGACCATGCTGGTGGGAGCGGCGGGGTGGGAGCCCCTGAGCCCGTGGGCCCCTGACGCTCTCCAGGGTCCAGTCTGGCTCACTCAGCCATTCTCCAGGACAGCTGCTGGGGTCGAAGAGCTCAGGGTCTGGCCTCTgtgggggaagaggagagaggtgCATCAGCCAAGCAGTGTTAGTGTATTAGTGTCTGCTGAGCCTCTGTCACCTCCTCCTCATGAGGGTGAGCATGTACTAGGGTCTTACCAGTGCTGGGCCTTTATTGCCTCTTTGTAGTGAtgtgatgacagctcactgcagcctcgacctccctggctcaagtgatcctcccacctcagcctcccgagtagctgggactacaggtgcatgccaccaaaaccagctaatttttctaattttttggtgcagacgggatctcactatgttgcccaggctctttATCACTTCTTATAAGTAGATTACTGTGCCCTGAGCTTTTGTCACAGCCTGGAAGTAGCTGAGTAAGTGCTGAGCCTTATCATATCTTGACGGTATTAGGTGTGTGCTGAGCCTCCTCAGACCCTAATTGTATCCTGAACATGGGTGAGTGTGTGCTGAGCCTCCTCACACCCTTATCATATCCTGAGCGTGGGTGAGTGTGTGCTGAGCCTCCTCACACCCTTATATCCTGAGCGTGGGTGAGTGTGTGCTGAGCCTCCTCACACCCCAATCGTATCCTGAGCATGGGTGAGTGTGTGTTGAGCCTCCTCACACCCTAATCATATCCTGAGCGCGGGTGAGTGTGTGCTGagcctcctcccaccccagtcgTATCCTGAGCATGGGTGAGTGTGTGCTGAGCCTCCTCATACCCTAATCATATCCTGAATGTGGGTTGAATGTGCTGAGCCTCCTCACATCCTAATCTTATCCTAAGGTGGGTGAGTGTGTGCTGAGCCTCCTCACACCCTAATCGTATCCTGAACGCACCCGGCTCACCTCAGCTTCCATGGTCATATTGTCAATGTTGGGCCCATCCTCATCTCGCTGCAGGATGGCCGGTGGCTCAGCAGAGGCCCCGAGATGCTCTCTTTCCTCCCAGCTGCTGCCCCGGCAGGGCCTGTCATCCTCAGGCGAGACCTGGCTCAGCCGAATGAGGTTGCTGAAGTTGGAGTCGGACTTGGAACCCGCAGGTGGCTTGCGGGCCTTGTGGCGGCCTGCCAGGCGGCTGCTGTAGAAGGCCAGGATGGGCTCAGGGCTTGAGTCGGGCATGTGGTGGCCAGTGATGGCTGCCTTGAGGGGGGCCATCATGTCGGAGACCACATCGGTGCAAGTCTCACCCCACagcccatgcccagcctcctgcaGACTCAGGTCGTCCAGCTGGTCGATGGCCCTTTGCATACCTGGTGCCTTCTCCTCTCGGAAGAAGGGGCTGCTGCTAGCCACACTGCCCATACCCGTGGCCTCCTTCTCCTCAGCCAGACGGTAGTAGGGGGTCCCATCTTCTAAAGCCACGACAGGTGTGGGGGGCTTGCCCTCCACCTGGAGCGAGAGGCGGTAGCTGCGCAGCGAGAGCTGGTAGTAGTGGGTGGTCTCGTGGGCACTGCGCAGCTGCTGCATGGACACGAAGGGGTGGCGCAGCGCAGCGCTGGGGCTGATGCGTTCGTGTGACTCCCAGGTCAGCATGCGCTTGATCAGCTCCACCATGCTCTTGAGGTCGGCGTGCTCCGCCAGTGCCTCCCGGTCGGGGAAGCTTAGCCGACTGGCCACACTGCCACCGTTCACTGTCTC
This portion of the Pongo abelii isolate AG06213 chromosome 20, NHGRI_mPonAbe1-v2.0_pri, whole genome shotgun sequence genome encodes:
- the HIPK4 gene encoding homeodomain-interacting protein kinase 4 isoform X1, giving the protein MATIQSETDCYDIIEVLGKGTFGEVAKGWRRSTGEMVAIKILKNDAYRNRIIKNELKLLHCMRGLDPEEAHVIRFLEFFHDALKFYLVFELLEQNLFEFQKENNFAPLPARHIRTVTLQVLRALARLKELAIIHADLKPENIMLVDQTRCPFRVKVIDFGSASIFSEVRYVKEPYIQSRFYRAPEILLGLPFCEKVDVWSLGCVMAELHLGWPLYPGNNEYDQVRYICETQGLPKPHLLHAACKAHHFFKRNPHPDAANPWQLKSSADYLAETKVRPLERRKYMLKSLDQIETVNGGSVASRLSFPDREALAEHADLKSMVELIKRMLTWESHERISPSAALRHPFVSMQQLRSAHETTHYYQLSLRSYRLSLQVEGKPPTPVVALEDGTPYYRLAEEKEATGMGSVASSSPFFREEKAPGMQRAIDQLDDLSLQEAGHGLWGETCTDVVSDMMAPLKAAITGHHMPDSSPEPILAFYSSRLAGRHKARKPPAGSKSDSNFSNLIRLSQVSPEDDRPCRGSSWEEREHLGASAEPPAILQRDEDGPNIDNMTMEAEVSRRPDPELFDPSSCPGEWLSEPDWTLESVRGPRAQGLPPRRSHQHGPPRGATSFLQHVTGHH
- the HIPK4 gene encoding homeodomain-interacting protein kinase 4 isoform X2, whose product is MATIQSETDCYDIIEVLGKGTFGEVAKGWRRSTGEMVAIKILKNDAYRNRIIKNELKLLHCMRGLDPEEAHVIRFLEFFHDALKFYLVFELLEQNLFEFQKENNFAPLPARHIRTVTLQVLRALARLKELAIIHADLKPENIMLVDQTRCPFRVKVIDFGSASIFSEVRYVKEPYIQSRFYRAPEILLGLPFCEKVDVWSLGCVMAELHLGWPLYPGNNEYDQVRYICETQGLPKPHLLHAACKAHHFFKRNPHPDAANPWQLKSSADYLAETKVRPLERRKYMLKSLDQIETVNGGSVASRLSFPDREALAEHADLKSMVELIKRMLTWESHERISPSAALRHPFVSMQQLRSAHETTHYYQLSLRSYRLSLQVEGKPPTPVVALEDGTPYYRLAEEKEATGMGSVASSSPFFREEKAPGMQRAIDQLDDLSLQEAGHGLWGETCTDVVSDMMAPLKAAITGHHMPDSSPEPILAFYSSRLAGRHKARKPPAGSKSDSNFSNLIRLSQVSPEDDRPCRGSSWEEREHLGASAEPPAILQRDEDGPNIDNMTMEAERPDPELFDPSSCPGEWLSEPDWTLESVRGPRAQGLPPRRSHQHGPPRGATSFLQHVTGHH